A genome region from Pseudanabaena sp. Chao 1811 includes the following:
- a CDS encoding WD40 repeat domain-containing protein produces the protein MTADEAVTFIELSLEERSLTRVEQAVFLGVWQGLSYSEIAKQTGYDAGYIKLVSHKLWHLLTETFGEKVTKSTVQNVVRRQMQGKKALLSNTIPNLNNQTGSHQDWGEVVDVTFFYGRTPELTTLEQWVDHDRCRLVAILGMGGLGKTTLSVKLAQQLQSKFDFVVWRSLNNAKTPSEMLATIIHFLSQQRETPDTSDPNALISRLLEYLQRYRCLLVLDNFESVLKDEAQTGAYRKDYEGYGALLRRVGEVSHRSCLVITSREMPEEVATLEGDILPVRALQLHGLDEPSAERVLEAKGIRAMSSDLHRLVQWYRGNPLALKIAATSIKDLYSGSIHRFLEQKSIIFSGISNLIEQQYQRLTAHEKQIMLWLAINREPVQPNELRSDIVPTIEQNYLMMSLRSLKRRSLVEHTAAGFTQQPVVMEFVTNLLIEQIYQEITQEHPLGILPSIQSKLNRQLFYLRHYALIKATSKDYVRQSQIRLILEPLVTKLLGRLGSKQMVAKELLQTLSELRRRELRPEGEMKSTFGYGGGNIINLLCHLGIDLTGIDFSYLAIRQAYLSEVKLHRVNFSKTALLKSVFAEVIGGVLSVAFSADGKLLAIGDTKGDIHLWRVSDGKPLLTYKGHKGWVVSVSFNPAGTVLASSSIDQSIKLWDVSTGDCLNTLQGYIGAVMSAAFSPDGTILASGHADRTVRLWRSGQCFQVLQGHEDIVEAVAFSPKGHLLASGSDDGTVRLWNVDTGECIQLLEGHQDIIWSLAFSHNGNVLASGSEDKTTKLWNVETGSCVKTFTGHTHTVFAVSFSHDGSTLATGSGDRTIRLWDLKTAQCFKTLTGHNHWVRSVAFHPERLILASSSGDEMVKLWEIDTGFCIRTFQGHTGRSWSDLSDSQTSSGNNSNEHLLNLWEVTSGQQFRILQGYTNAVRSVAFNLEQTILASGGDDSIIRLWDIQSGERIRSLQGHAGHVWQVAFSPSGTLLASCAEDCSIKLWDVSSGKCLATISEHPDLVRTLVFSNDSQLLATGETSKVIKLRDIVTGKCFRVLQGHTAAILAIAFSPDDRYIISSSRDKTVKLWDTHTGECLQTLDSLSSIVSKVTFMPSQPHIVIGCSGKKIYRWNTKNGEVYPDPIEHHSNVLTIATSPNGICLASAGEDTQISLWNWQNGDFISSLVGHTDTIYDVAFSADGNLLASSSRDETVKLWDIKTGQKIRTYREPRPYEGLNIYEASGLTPAQKAKLIALGAIEEN, from the coding sequence ATGACGGCTGATGAAGCGGTGACATTTATAGAGTTGTCGTTAGAAGAGCGCAGTCTAACTCGTGTTGAGCAGGCTGTCTTTCTAGGAGTATGGCAAGGGTTATCCTACTCAGAGATCGCAAAACAAACTGGCTATGATGCAGGTTACATCAAGTTAGTCAGTCATAAATTGTGGCATTTGCTAACGGAAACCTTTGGCGAGAAAGTAACCAAAAGCACGGTACAAAATGTAGTCCGCCGTCAAATGCAGGGCAAAAAAGCCTTGTTAAGTAACACCATACCTAATTTAAATAATCAAACGGGTAGTCACCAAGATTGGGGTGAGGTAGTTGATGTAACTTTTTTCTATGGTCGTACTCCAGAGCTAACTACGTTAGAACAGTGGGTTGATCATGATCGCTGTCGGTTAGTGGCGATTTTAGGTATGGGAGGGTTAGGGAAAACGACTTTATCGGTCAAGCTTGCTCAGCAATTGCAAAGTAAATTTGACTTTGTGGTGTGGCGATCGCTCAATAATGCCAAAACACCAAGTGAAATGTTGGCGACGATTATTCATTTCCTATCACAGCAGCGAGAGACCCCTGATACGAGTGATCCCAATGCCTTGATCTCTCGCTTATTAGAATATTTACAACGCTATCGTTGTTTATTGGTATTAGATAATTTTGAATCAGTTTTAAAAGATGAAGCCCAAACTGGTGCATATCGTAAGGACTACGAAGGCTATGGGGCTTTGTTAAGAAGGGTTGGCGAAGTTTCCCATCGCAGTTGTTTGGTGATTACCAGCCGTGAAATGCCTGAAGAAGTCGCCACCCTAGAAGGGGATATCTTACCCGTAAGAGCTTTACAACTGCATGGTCTGGATGAACCATCGGCTGAGCGTGTCCTTGAGGCTAAGGGCATCAGGGCTATGTCGAGTGATCTACATCGACTAGTGCAATGGTATCGGGGCAATCCCTTGGCTCTAAAAATTGCAGCAACTTCCATAAAAGATCTCTATTCAGGTAGTATCCATCGTTTTTTAGAACAGAAATCGATTATTTTTAGCGGCATTAGTAATCTGATTGAGCAGCAATATCAGCGGCTAACAGCCCATGAAAAGCAAATTATGCTGTGGTTGGCGATTAACCGTGAGCCAGTGCAGCCCAATGAATTGCGTTCCGATATTGTGCCGACAATCGAACAGAATTATCTAATGATGTCTTTGCGATCACTCAAGCGGCGATCGCTAGTTGAGCATACAGCAGCAGGATTTACGCAACAGCCTGTGGTGATGGAGTTTGTGACAAACCTGTTAATTGAGCAAATTTATCAAGAAATTACCCAAGAACATCCCCTCGGAATTTTGCCCAGTATCCAGTCGAAACTCAATCGCCAACTTTTCTATTTGCGTCACTATGCCTTGATTAAAGCCACATCTAAAGACTATGTGCGCCAAAGTCAAATTCGCTTAATTTTAGAACCATTGGTTACCAAGCTGTTAGGGCGTTTGGGCAGTAAGCAAATGGTAGCAAAGGAGCTATTACAGACTCTTTCTGAGCTAAGACGACGCGAACTTCGTCCTGAAGGTGAAATGAAGTCCACCTTTGGTTATGGTGGTGGCAATATTATTAATCTGTTATGTCATCTTGGCATTGACCTGACAGGTATAGATTTTTCCTATCTTGCCATTCGCCAAGCCTATTTATCGGAAGTCAAATTACACCGTGTTAACTTTTCCAAAACAGCTTTACTTAAATCCGTTTTTGCTGAAGTAATTGGTGGTGTTCTGTCCGTTGCCTTTAGTGCTGATGGCAAATTATTAGCGATCGGCGATACCAAAGGCGATATTCATCTTTGGCGGGTGAGCGATGGAAAACCCTTACTCACCTATAAAGGGCATAAGGGATGGGTCGTTTCCGTATCATTTAATCCTGCGGGGACAGTCTTAGCTAGCAGTAGCATCGATCAGTCGATCAAGTTATGGGATGTATCGACAGGAGATTGTTTAAATACGCTCCAAGGATATATTGGTGCAGTTATGTCTGCGGCTTTTAGTCCCGATGGCACAATTTTAGCCAGTGGCCATGCCGATCGCACGGTACGATTGTGGCGTTCAGGACAATGCTTTCAGGTTTTACAGGGGCATGAAGACATTGTCGAAGCTGTCGCCTTTAGTCCCAAGGGACATCTACTGGCTAGCGGTAGTGATGATGGAACAGTCCGCCTATGGAATGTTGATACAGGTGAATGTATCCAGCTATTGGAAGGGCATCAAGATATCATCTGGTCGCTTGCCTTTAGTCACAATGGCAATGTGCTAGCCAGTGGGAGTGAAGATAAAACCACAAAGTTGTGGAACGTGGAAACAGGTAGCTGTGTTAAAACCTTTACAGGGCATACTCATACTGTTTTTGCGGTCAGCTTTAGCCATGATGGTTCTACTCTGGCAACAGGCAGTGGCGATCGCACAATTCGCCTATGGGATCTCAAGACTGCTCAATGCTTTAAGACCTTAACAGGACATAACCATTGGGTACGCTCCGTTGCTTTCCATCCCGAACGCCTGATTTTAGCCAGCAGCAGTGGTGATGAGATGGTAAAACTTTGGGAGATTGATACAGGTTTTTGCATTCGTACTTTCCAAGGACATACTGGGCGATCTTGGTCAGATCTCAGTGATAGCCAAACTTCAAGTGGTAATAATTCAAATGAACACTTGCTGAACCTATGGGAAGTTACATCAGGACAGCAATTTCGGATCTTACAGGGTTATACCAATGCTGTGCGTTCCGTTGCTTTTAATCTTGAGCAAACCATCCTCGCTAGTGGCGGCGATGACTCAATAATTCGCCTTTGGGATATCCAATCGGGTGAACGGATTCGCTCATTACAGGGTCATGCAGGACATGTATGGCAGGTTGCCTTTAGTCCCAGTGGTACTCTGCTTGCGAGTTGCGCTGAAGACTGTTCGATCAAACTATGGGATGTCAGCAGTGGTAAATGTTTAGCCACTATCAGTGAGCATCCTGATTTAGTCAGAACCCTTGTATTTAGCAATGACAGTCAACTACTGGCAACGGGGGAAACTAGTAAGGTGATTAAGCTCAGAGACATTGTGACGGGCAAATGTTTCCGAGTTTTACAGGGACACACTGCGGCAATTTTGGCGATCGCCTTTAGTCCCGATGATCGCTATATTATTAGCAGCAGTCGTGATAAAACGGTCAAGCTTTGGGACACCCACACAGGAGAATGTCTCCAAACCTTAGATTCTCTTTCCTCAATTGTTTCTAAGGTCACATTTATGCCTTCCCAACCCCATATTGTCATTGGTTGTAGTGGCAAAAAGATTTATCGTTGGAACACAAAAAATGGGGAGGTCTATCCTGATCCGATCGAACATCACAGTAATGTTCTAACTATTGCTACATCTCCCAATGGAATCTGCCTAGCTAGTGCAGGTGAAGATACACAGATCAGCCTTTGGAACTGGCAAAATGGTGATTTTATTAGTTCTTTAGTTGGACATACTGACACCATTTATGATGTGGCTTTCTCGGCTGATGGAAATCTGTTGGCTAGTAGTAGTCGTGATGAAACGGTCAAGCTTTGGGATATCAAGACAGGACAAAAAATTAGAACCTATCGAGAACCTCGTCCCTATGAAGGTTTAAATATTTACGAAGCTTCAGGCTTAACCCCCGCCCAAAAAGCGAAACTCATTGCTTTAGGTGCGATCGAGGAGAATTAA